A genomic region of Arachis hypogaea cultivar Tifrunner chromosome 5, arahy.Tifrunner.gnm2.J5K5, whole genome shotgun sequence contains the following coding sequences:
- the LOC114927779 gene encoding uncharacterized protein: MVHKLRMVWRLKGGFQVLDVGNGYFLVKFDAFKDRERVLLGGPWMIFGLYLAVKPWSPEFFLEEDVFGSTMVWVRFYGLGIRYYHEKAMLRIAAAVGKPVKVDVATKMAARGKYARACVEIDLGVPITRSVEVDGRVLDVEYESLELVCNTCGCYGHVGVDCKLISLISANIDETWVNEDKEQDHEKMDHVPFSSNIEKPFVSVVL; the protein is encoded by the coding sequence ATGGTGCATAAGCTGCGTATGGTGTGGAGATTGAAGGGTGGGTTTCAAGTTCTGGACGTAGGAAATGGCTATTTTCTGGTGAAGTTTGATGCTTTCAAAGATCGAGAGAGGGTATTACTTGGGGGTCCTTGGATGATATTTGGGTTATATCTTGCTGTAAAGCCATGGTCACCTGAGTTCTTTTTAGAGGAGGATGTTTTTGGATCCACCATGGTATGGGTACGCTTTTACGGCTTAGGGATTCGTTACTACCATGAGAAGGCTATGTTGAGGATTGCCGCTGCGGTGGGAAAGCCAGTGAAAGTAGATGTAGCAACGAAGATGGCAGCAAGAGGGAAGTATGCGAGGGCTTGTGTGGAGATTGATTTAGGCGTTCCCATTACTCGTAGTGTTGAGGTTGATGGGAGGGTTTTGGATGTTGAATATGAAAGCCTTGAGTTGGTCTGTAATACGTGTGGTTGTTATGGGCATGTTGGTGTGGACTGTAAATTGATTAGTTTAATTTCGGCAAACATTGATGAAACATGGGTGAATGAAGACAAGGAACAAGATCATGAGAAGATGGATCATGTGCCATTTTCTTCTAATATTGAGAAGCCTTTTGTTTCGGTAGTGCTATAA